CCAAATCGCTGGTTGTTCTCGGGGCTCTCCTGGCGCGAACCAGCGCCGTACGCTGAAGTGCGTCAGCGCACCGGGGCGAGCCGGGCGACGAGCTCGTCCAGGCGCTCCATTCCCTCGTTGACGCCGCCTTCCATGTCGGCCTCGATCATCGCGTCGCGGTCCTCGACCGACTGGAAGACGGCGTTCGCACGCAGCAGAGTTCTGCCGCCGCGCTCCTCGAACGTGGCCGTCTGCAGCGAGACGTGGCCGGGCATGCCCTCGAACTCCCAGGTCTGCACGATGGCGTCCACAGACGGCGTGCCGTGGTAGACGCCGTGGAAGCCGTACTCGTTGCCCTCGACGTCCCGGTGGATGTAGCGCCAGGTGCCGCCGTCGCGGGCGTCCAGGTGATCGACGGTCATCGCCAGGGCGCGCGGCCCGAGCCACTGCACGAGTAGCTCCGGCTCGATATGGGCGCGGAAGAGCAGCTCGCGCGGCGCGTCGAACTCCCGCGTGATCACGACCTGCGGTACGCCGGGTTCCATGGTGATCTGCGTCTTTGTCATCGTGCGTTCCTTTCCGATGCGGTGTCCTGGTGCGGCTCGCCGGCACGATCGCGCTGCAGCGCCGCGAGCAGGGCGTCGAGCCGGCCGTAGCTCTCCTCCCAGTACGCCTGATAGCCGGCCAGCCAGGTGGTCGCCTCGCGCAGCGGCGCGGCTTCGAGGTGGCTGGGGCGGGCGGTGGCGCGACGGCGGCGCGAGATCAGCCCGGCTCGTTCGAGCACCCTGAGGTGACGCGAGATCGCCGGCTGCGAGACGCTGAACGGCGCCGCGATCTCCGCGACGTTCGCGTCGCCCTCGGCCAGCCGCGCAAGGATCGCGCGGCGGGTGGGATCGGCGAGCGCGGCGAACACGGCGCTAAGCT
The DNA window shown above is from Dehalococcoidia bacterium and carries:
- a CDS encoding SRPBCC family protein; this encodes MTKTQITMEPGVPQVVITREFDAPRELLFRAHIEPELLVQWLGPRALAMTVDHLDARDGGTWRYIHRDVEGNEYGFHGVYHGTPSVDAIVQTWEFEGMPGHVSLQTATFEERGGRTLLRANAVFQSVEDRDAMIEADMEGGVNEGMERLDELVARLAPVR
- a CDS encoding metalloregulator ArsR/SmtB family transcription factor; translated protein: MPDDQLSAVFAALADPTRRAILARLAEGDANVAEIAAPFSVSQPAISRHLRVLERAGLISRRRRATARPSHLEAAPLREATTWLAGYQAYWEESYGRLDALLAALQRDRAGEPHQDTASERNAR